In Zingiber officinale cultivar Zhangliang chromosome 11B, Zo_v1.1, whole genome shotgun sequence, a single window of DNA contains:
- the LOC122035163 gene encoding arogenate dehydratase/prephenate dehydratase 6, chloroplastic-like → MAATILSSAPKLIYNPVLPSSELLGHPSRRFLPHFFRPGPLAVRSIYLPESSVVAPFSGSTRADWQTSCAILASKVAASSAPGDNGTSSSESSQNHLGNGAAALKPISLEKLSSSSTTTTTTTLDLVPEANLLRPLSICDLSPPPKHGSQLRVAYQGVPGAYSEAAAGKAYPNCEAIPCDQFEVAFQAVELWIADRAVLPVENSLGGSIHRNYDLLLRHRLHIVGEVQLPVHHCLLALPGVRKEQLNRVISHPQALAQCEHTLTAMGLNVAREAFDDTAAAAELVANQGLRDTAAIASARAAELYGMQVVAEGIQDDEGNVTRFLMLAREPIIPRTDRPFKTSIVFAHDREGTSVLFKVLSAFAFRDISLTKIESRPHRHRPLRLVDDANVGTAKHFEYMFYVDFEASMAEARAQNALAEVQEYTSFLRVLGSYPMDMTPWAAGAGAASSASSD, encoded by the coding sequence ATGGCCGCGACAATACTTTCCTCTGCGCCGAAGCTTATCTATAATCCCGTCCTCCCCTCCTCTGAGCTGCTCGGCCACCCTTCCAGGCGATTCCTTCCTCACTTCTTCCGGCCCGGCCCGTTAGCCGTCCGATCCATCTACCTTCCTGAGTCATCCGTGGTCGCCCCCTTCTCCGGTTCCACCCGAGCTGACTGGCAGACCAGCTGCGCTATCCTCGCCAGCAAGGTCGCCGCTTCCTCCGCCCCCGGCGACAACGGCACCTCCAGCAGTGAGTCGTCGCAGAACCACTTGGGCAACGGCGCCGCCGCCCTCAAGCCCATCTCGTtggagaagttgtcgtcgtcgtcgacgacgacgacgacgacgacgctgGACCTGGTTCCGGAGGCCAACCTGCTGCGTCCGCTCTCCATCTGCGACCTCTCCCCGCCGCCCAAGCACGGGTCGCAGCTCCGGGTGGCGTACCAGGGGGTGCCTGGCGCGTACAGCGAGGCGGCGGCGGGAAAGGCGTACCCCAACTGCGAGGCCATCCCCTGCGACCAGTTCGAGGTGGCCTTTCAGGCGGTGGAACTGTGGATCGCCGACCGCGCCGTCCTCCCCGTCGAGAATTCCCTCGGCGGCAGCATCCACCGCAATTACGACCTGCTCCTCCGCCACCGCCTCCACATCGTGGGGGAGGTCCAGCTCCCCGTCCACCACTGCCTCCTCGCCCTCCCCGGCGTGCGCAAGGAGCAGCTCAACCGTGTCATCAGCCACCCACAGGCGCTTGCGCAGTGCGAGCACACGCTGACGGCCATGGGCCTCAACGTGGCGCGCGAGGCCTTTGACGACACGGCCGCCGCCGCGGAGTTAGTGGCCAACCAGGGGCTGCGCGACACGGCGGCCATCGCGTCCGCGCGGGCGGCGGAGCTATACGGGATGCAGGTGGTGGCGGAAGGGATCCAAGATGACGAAGGGAACGTAACGCGGTTCCTGATGCTGGCCCGGGAGCCCATTATCCCCCGCACCGACCGTCCCTTCAAGACCTCCATCGTCTTCGCCCACGACCGCGAGGGCACCTCCGTGCTCTTCAAGGTTCTCTCCGCCTTCGCCTTCCGCGACATCAGCCTGACCAAGATCGAGAGCCGGCCGCATCGCCACCGCCCCCTCCGCCTCGTCGACGACGCCAACGTCGGCACCGCCAAGCACTTCGAGTACATGTTCTACGTGGACTTCGAGGCGTCCATGGCGGAGGCTCGGGCCCAGAATGCGCTGGCCGAGGTCCAAGAGTATACCTCCTTCCTCCGCGTGCTCGGTAGCTACCCCATGGACATGACGCCGTGGGCTGCTGGCGCCGGCGCCGCCTCCTCTGCGTCTTCAGATTGA